The following proteins come from a genomic window of Castor canadensis chromosome 17, mCasCan1.hap1v2, whole genome shotgun sequence:
- the Tbx6 gene encoding T-box transcription factor TBX6, producing the protein MYHPRELYPSLGTGYRLGHPQSGADPSFPPALAEGYRYPDLDTPKLDCFLSGIEAAPRTLTAPPPLPLLPPTLGTEPAPPAAEALHSLPGVSLSLENQGLWKEFSAVGTEMIITKAGRRMFPACRVSVTGLDPEARYLFLLDVVPVDGARYRWQGRRWEPSGKAEPRLPDRVYIHPDSPATGAHWMRQPVSFHRVKLTNSTLDPHGHLILHSMHKYQPRIHLVRAAQLCSQHWGGVASFRFPETTFISVTAYQNPRITQLKIAANPFAKGFRENGRNCKRERDARVKRKLRGPELVATEAYGSGDTPGGPCDSTLGGDIRESEPEQDPVPREAAPAPAPPRGGPSAEAYVRHPAAFHGAPGHLPTRNPGFPEAPDSGRSASYSASFLELQPGPGGSGYPGAPPTSSFAPHFLQGGPFPLPYPGPGGFLDVGSKPMY; encoded by the exons ATGTACCATCCAAGAGAGTTGTATCCCTCTCTGGGGACTGGCTACCGTCTGGGGCACCCCCAGTCGGGGGCGGACCCCAGTTTCCCGCCTGCCTTGGCAGAGGGCTACCGCTACCCTG ATCTGGACACCCCCAAACTGGATTGTTTCCTGTCTGGGATTGAGGCTGCTCCTCGCACCCTGACTGCGCCCCCACCTCTGCCCCTTCTGCCCCCAACCCTGGGCACTGAGCCAGCCCCGCCGGCTGCAGAGGCCCTTCACTCGCTCCCTGGGGTCAGCCTGAGCCTGGAGAACCAGGGGCTGTGGAAGGAGTTCAGCGCTGTGGGCACAGAGATGATCATCACGAAGGCCGGCAG GCGTATGTTCCCTGCTTGCCGAGTGTCGGTCACCGGACTGGACCCGGAGGCCCGATACCTGTTCCTTCTGGATGTGGTTCCAGTGGATGGAGCTCGCTACCGCTGGCAGGGCCGGCGCTGGGAGCCCAGCGGCAAGGCAGAGCCTCGGCTGCCTGACCGCGTCTACATTCACCCTGATTCTCCCGCCACGGGTGCCCACTGGATGCGGCAGCCGGTGTCCTTCCACCGCGTCAAGCTCACCAACAGCACGCTGGATCCCCATGGCCAC CTGATCTTGCACTCAATGCACAAGTACCAGCCCCGCATCCATCTGGTGCGGGCTGCCCAGCTCTGCAGCCAGCACTGGGGGGGCGTGGCCTCCTTCCGCTTCCCTGAGACCACCTTCATCTCAGTGACTGCCTACCAGAACCCAAGG ATCACACAACTGAAGATTGCAGCCAATCCCTTTGCCAAAGGCTTCCGGGAGAATGGCAGAAACTGCAAGAG GGAGCGAGATGCCCGTGTGAAAAGGAAACTTCGGGGCCCAGAGCTAGTAGCCACAGAGGCCTATGGGAGTGGAG ATACACCAGGGGGTCCCTGTGACTCCACACTGGGTGGGGACATTCGTGAGTCAGAACCAGAGCAGGACCCAGTCCCCCGGGAAGCTGCCCCTGCCCCAGCTCCTCCCCGTGGAGGACCCAGTGCCGAAGCCTATGTCCGGCACCCTGCAGCTTTCCATGGTGCCCCTGGCCACCTACCAACCAG AAACCCTGGCTTCCCTGAAGCTCCGGACTCTGGGCGTTCAGCTTCCTACTCAGCCTCATTCCTAGAGCTGCAGCCTGGACCAGGGGGCTCAGGATACCCAGGAGCTCCACCCACCTCATCCTTTGCCC
- the Ypel3 gene encoding protein yippee-like 3 — MVRISKPKTFQAYLDDCHRRYSCAHCRAHLANHDDLISKSFQGSQGRAYLFNSVVNVGCGPAEERVLLTGLHAVADIHCENCKTTLGWKYEQAFESSQKYKEGKYIIELNHMIKDNGWD; from the exons ATGGTGCGGATTTCAAAGCCCAAGACGTTTcaggcctatttggatgattgTCATCGGAGGTATAGCTGTGCCCACTGCCGCGCTCACCTGGCCAACCACGACGACCTCATCTCCAAG TCCTTCCAGGGCAGTCAGGGGCGTGCCTACCTCTTCAACTCTGT GGTGAACGTGGGCTGCGGGCCAGCCGAGGAGCGGGTGTTGCTGACAGGCCTCCATGCTGTCGCTGACATCCACTGTGAGAACTGCAAGACCACTTTGGGCTGGAAATAT GAGCAGGCCTTTGAGAGCAGCCAGAAGTACAAAGAGGGGAAGTACATCATTGAACTCAACCACATGATCAAAGACAACGGCTGGGACTGA